In Chryseobacterium lactis, a single genomic region encodes these proteins:
- a CDS encoding M16 family metallopeptidase, with protein MKKFFISVSLFCMLSAMAQKFDTQKLTDAQGYTYETVKNDQAGVRVYTLKNGLKVYLAKNEDAPRIQTYIPVRTGSNNDPSDNTGLAHYLEHMVFKGTSHLGTQDWAKEKALLQQISDLYEQHKAEKDPVKKKELYKKIDEVSQEASKYAIANEYDKAISSLGATGTNAHTWLDETVYKNNIPANELEKWLRVEKERFSELVLRLFHTELEAVYEEYNRAQDNDGRLVNYALMEALFPKHPNGQQTTIGTSEHLKSPSMIAIHKYFDTYYVPNNMAVVLVGDIDFDKTIKLVDQYFGAFKYKELPMKKMVTEEPMTKIVSRTVKSPSTPRMTMAWRTDSYGSQDARLADVIAEILSNSGDAGLIDLNINQKQKTLGASAYESPFKMYGYFGLVVTPKDGQSFDDAKKLLLDQLDLVKKGQFPDWMLKAIVNDKKVQRMKGWETADGLATELYDSYIKGRTWEQELDEINQYEKITKADVVKFANDFFKDNYVVVYKEKGVNDKLVRVENPGITPIKLNREVQSPFLKDILNTKVPEIKPEFIDYKTAIQTSQIKDKTVSFVKNKYNEIAQVSYVFPFGTDNDKELSVAGTVFEYLGTDKYTPEQLKEEFYKLGISYSIRTSNDQMYITLSGLEGNMKKGVELMNHWMTNVKADKAIYSQTVKTILEARAAAKKDKVRIMGALSSYAKYGKDSRMTDIVSKQRLESIDAAELMKKIKTLGQYPYQIFLYGQDQSGLEKAVKPFVINASLQPSKAKEYAEPATTGKVYFTNYDMVQMEMSKVAKGSTVNLSNFGKANLFNEYFGRGLSSIVFQEIRESKSLAYTAYVSYANASEKGHANYITNYIGTQSNKLPLAVNAMNELMVELPQVPAQFENAKGSALKQIASNRINRTNIFFSQLGLKKLGVDYDIRKDVYSEIQGLSLPQLTGFYNTEVKPVQYNTAIIGKKENLNMESINKMGEFQEVSLEEIFGY; from the coding sequence ATGAAAAAGTTTTTTATTTCTGTTTCGCTTTTCTGTATGCTGAGCGCAATGGCACAGAAATTCGATACACAAAAACTGACGGATGCGCAGGGGTACACCTATGAAACGGTAAAGAACGACCAGGCGGGCGTAAGAGTGTACACTTTGAAGAACGGACTGAAAGTTTATCTGGCAAAGAATGAGGATGCACCGAGAATTCAGACTTATATTCCTGTAAGAACAGGTTCGAATAACGATCCAAGTGATAATACCGGTTTGGCTCATTATCTTGAGCATATGGTGTTCAAGGGAACATCACACCTGGGAACTCAGGATTGGGCGAAAGAAAAAGCTTTATTGCAACAGATCTCCGACCTTTATGAGCAACATAAGGCGGAAAAAGATCCTGTAAAGAAAAAAGAATTGTATAAAAAGATCGACGAAGTATCTCAGGAAGCATCAAAGTATGCGATCGCTAATGAGTATGACAAAGCAATTTCTTCATTGGGAGCTACAGGTACGAATGCGCATACATGGCTGGATGAAACGGTATACAAAAATAATATTCCGGCCAATGAACTGGAAAAATGGTTAAGAGTTGAAAAGGAGCGTTTTTCGGAACTGGTATTACGTCTTTTTCATACAGAACTGGAAGCTGTATACGAGGAATATAACAGAGCACAAGACAACGACGGACGTTTGGTAAACTACGCCTTAATGGAAGCTCTTTTCCCAAAACATCCGAACGGACAACAAACTACGATTGGGACTTCAGAGCACCTGAAAAGCCCTTCAATGATAGCAATCCATAAGTATTTTGATACGTATTATGTGCCTAATAATATGGCGGTAGTGCTGGTGGGAGATATTGATTTTGACAAAACTATAAAATTAGTTGATCAGTATTTCGGAGCTTTCAAATATAAGGAGCTTCCGATGAAAAAGATGGTTACTGAAGAACCGATGACCAAAATCGTTTCCAGAACAGTGAAAAGCCCGTCTACTCCAAGAATGACGATGGCATGGAGAACAGATTCTTACGGAAGTCAGGATGCAAGATTAGCAGATGTCATTGCAGAAATTTTAAGCAACAGTGGAGATGCAGGGCTGATTGACCTTAATATTAATCAAAAGCAAAAGACTCTTGGAGCGAGTGCTTATGAGTCCCCTTTCAAAATGTATGGTTATTTTGGATTGGTGGTAACTCCTAAAGACGGACAAAGCTTTGATGATGCTAAAAAGTTATTGCTGGATCAACTGGATCTTGTTAAAAAAGGACAATTCCCGGATTGGATGCTGAAAGCCATCGTTAATGATAAAAAGGTTCAGCGCATGAAAGGATGGGAAACCGCAGACGGATTGGCAACTGAGCTTTATGATTCTTATATCAAAGGAAGAACCTGGGAACAGGAACTGGATGAAATTAATCAGTATGAAAAGATTACGAAAGCTGATGTTGTAAAGTTTGCGAATGATTTCTTTAAGGATAACTATGTAGTGGTTTATAAAGAAAAAGGAGTGAATGATAAATTGGTTCGAGTAGAGAATCCAGGAATTACTCCGATTAAACTGAACAGAGAAGTACAATCTCCTTTCCTTAAAGATATTTTGAATACAAAGGTACCGGAGATCAAGCCTGAGTTTATCGATTATAAAACAGCGATTCAGACTTCGCAGATCAAAGACAAAACGGTAAGCTTTGTGAAAAATAAATATAACGAGATTGCACAGGTTAGCTATGTATTCCCGTTCGGAACAGATAATGATAAAGAGCTGTCTGTTGCAGGAACTGTTTTTGAATATCTCGGAACGGATAAATATACTCCGGAACAACTGAAGGAAGAATTCTACAAATTAGGTATTTCTTACAGCATCAGAACTTCCAATGACCAGATGTATATTACATTAAGCGGTCTTGAGGGCAATATGAAAAAAGGAGTGGAGCTGATGAACCACTGGATGACCAATGTGAAAGCTGATAAAGCAATTTACAGCCAAACGGTAAAAACAATCCTTGAAGCAAGAGCTGCCGCTAAGAAAGATAAGGTTAGAATTATGGGAGCGCTTTCAAGCTATGCTAAGTATGGAAAAGACTCCAGAATGACAGATATTGTTTCTAAGCAACGTCTTGAAAGTATAGATGCTGCAGAGTTGATGAAAAAGATAAAAACTTTGGGGCAGTATCCTTATCAGATATTCCTTTACGGTCAGGATCAGTCCGGATTGGAGAAAGCCGTTAAGCCTTTTGTTATCAATGCAAGTCTTCAGCCGTCAAAAGCTAAAGAATATGCGGAACCTGCCACTACAGGGAAGGTGTATTTCACCAACTATGATATGGTACAGATGGAAATGTCAAAAGTAGCGAAAGGAAGCACTGTGAATCTGAGTAATTTTGGAAAAGCTAATCTCTTCAATGAATATTTTGGAAGAGGGTTATCTTCCATCGTTTTCCAGGAGATCAGAGAAAGTAAGTCGTTAGCTTATACAGCCTATGTTTCTTATGCTAATGCTTCAGAAAAAGGACATGCCAACTACATTACCAACTATATCGGAACACAATCGAATAAGCTTCCGCTAGCCGTTAATGCAATGAATGAGCTGATGGTAGAATTACCACAAGTTCCGGCACAGTTCGAAAATGCAAAAGGTTCGGCACTGAAGCAGATTGCTTCCAACAGAATCAACAGAACCAATATTTTCTTTAGTCAGTTAGGATTGAAAAAATTAGGTGTTGACTATGATATCAGAAAAGACGTTTATTCTGAAATCCAAGGGTTAAGTTTACCACAATTGACAGGATTTTATAATACAGAGGTTAAACCTGTACAATACAATACTGCCATCATTGGTAAGAAAGAGAACCTGAATATGGAATCGATCAATAAAATGGGAGAATTCCAGGAGGTATCACTTGAAGAGATCTTCGGATACTAA
- a CDS encoding beta-ketoacyl-ACP synthase III, translating into MYDVFITKASKYLPNEPVANDEMETYLGLINDAPSKARSLILRNNKITTRYYALDKEGNPTHSNAQLTAKAIEGLFDENFKKEDMKLLSVGTTSPDQIQPSHASMVHGELNIGKSIEINTATGLCNSGMNALNYGFLSVRAGVQESAVCAGSERMSAWMTADKFNHEAENLKLLEERPIIAFKREFLRWMLSDGAGAFLLQNKPRENQISLKIEFIDFYSYAHEIEACMYAGCDKQEDGSLKSWADYPSDDWLKQSIFAIKQDTKILDKYILVKGAESLRSSFDKHNLDPEKIDHVLAHISSGYFKEGLKEEFAKKGMDFPWEKWFYNLSDVGNIGAGSIFIALEELMNSGKLKKGEKVLLCVPESGRFAYSCSLLTVC; encoded by the coding sequence ATGTACGACGTATTTATAACAAAAGCATCAAAATACTTACCCAATGAGCCGGTAGCGAATGATGAAATGGAGACTTATCTTGGGCTTATCAATGATGCGCCTTCTAAAGCCAGATCACTGATTCTGAGAAATAATAAAATTACGACAAGATATTACGCTTTAGATAAAGAAGGAAATCCTACGCACTCCAATGCGCAGCTTACAGCAAAAGCAATAGAAGGACTTTTTGATGAAAATTTCAAAAAGGAGGATATGAAATTATTATCAGTAGGAACTACTTCCCCGGACCAGATTCAGCCGTCTCATGCATCTATGGTTCATGGTGAGCTGAATATCGGAAAATCTATTGAAATTAATACGGCAACAGGTCTCTGTAACTCCGGAATGAATGCATTGAACTATGGATTCCTTTCAGTGAGAGCCGGTGTACAGGAAAGTGCAGTTTGTGCAGGTTCTGAAAGAATGTCTGCGTGGATGACTGCCGACAAATTCAATCACGAAGCTGAAAATTTAAAATTACTGGAAGAAAGACCTATTATCGCTTTCAAAAGAGAATTCCTTAGATGGATGCTTTCTGACGGAGCGGGTGCTTTCTTATTACAAAATAAACCGAGAGAAAACCAGATCTCTTTAAAAATAGAATTTATTGATTTCTATTCTTACGCTCATGAAATCGAAGCTTGTATGTATGCCGGATGCGACAAACAGGAAGACGGAAGCCTTAAATCATGGGCAGATTATCCGTCTGATGACTGGTTGAAGCAATCTATTTTTGCCATCAAACAGGACACTAAGATTCTTGACAAATATATTCTGGTAAAAGGAGCCGAAAGCTTACGATCTTCTTTTGACAAACACAATCTGGATCCTGAAAAAATCGATCATGTATTGGCGCACATCTCCTCTGGTTACTTTAAAGAGGGATTGAAAGAAGAATTCGCTAAAAAAGGAATGGATTTCCCTTGGGAAAAATGGTTCTATAACCTTTCTGATGTTGGAAATATTGGTGCCGGATCAATATTTATCGCATTGGAAGAACTAATGAATTCAGGAAAATTGAAAAAAGGAGAAAAAGTACTTCTTTGTGTTCCTGAGAGTGGAAGATTCGCGTATTCTTGTTCTTTATTAACAGTTTGCTAA
- a CDS encoding MMPL family transporter: MHRFFIFLYYLISKNKIISVLTALGIAVLCIFFASKINFEEDINQIIPKNEKSDLTAKVLKQLNFSDKIIVIIEKKSREDSFQLSETADTFLQKIEPLQQYIGSVQGKVNDHEISETFDFVSQNLPLFLNENDYKEIARKLDKDSIAKQVENNYISLVSPTSLVTKEFIKKDPLGLTFLGIKKLNALNISKDFKLEDSYIVTKDGKNLLLFIDPKNKSNDTKANEAFVDRLNTIQSDINKQFKGKTEISYFGSPVIAVANAKQIKKDIQNTVVISLTVLLILLIYYFRNLFTPIIVFLPTVFSVLLALLILYFIKDKISAISLSVGAILIGITIDYALHILTHYKHNNNIEELYKEITQPIVLSSATTAVSFLCLVFVRSEALKDLGLFAAITVILSSITALIIVPQLYHPKEKEGKTNTNFIDRIGSYPYEKNKPLIIGCTVIIIACLFGFRHVGFNQDIGDLNYIPKELKISEAKLQKLSDITSKSIYTISYGNSEEEALARNSQLSTFLEKEKKEGKILSYNSIGNVVLSESDQQKKIKAWDSFWDNNKKNQTISQLVSNGNKFGFNSSAFDNFQKVLNKNYSTLALKDYEKVKALQISEFLSNENGFYTVSNVVKVNENKRDAFIKDIEKKHDALAIDRQQMNENFLGLLKRDFNTLINYSLLAIVLTIIVFFRNFELTVLTMFPIVLTGVVTAGLLYFLGLELNIFSTVVCTLVFGVGDDFSIFLTQAMQKEHTRGKNELPTYRTSIILAVFTTILSIGSLIFAKHPALHSLALVALIGMFSVIIITSTLYPFWFRLLITNRAKKGLSPITFRLFLNSVISFLYYGLGGLIFSVFGSFFVRNSKGKTLDFIKLILAKFLTSVLYSNPFVKKRVIKNTSEDFSKPAVIIANHTSFLDTLAIAMATHKIIYLVNDWVYDSLVFGKLVKALGFYPVSQGIENGMDKLKEKIEQGYSLVVFPEAERSYSNDVKRFHKGAFYLAEQFDLDILPLYIHGNSEVLPKGDFIIYDGSITVKVGDRILKDNLSFGKNYSERTKKINAYYRDEFAKLRAEIEDENYFKKQLFLSYLYKDSDVVKEVKKDFNTNKSVYFELNKHIPNDANILHLANDFGQKDALLTLYQASRRIFSLIKNDEKRETAAHSYLAKKRKLHYIKDISEVNKNIDVLLISDDHFNPNDMAILPETIIFVNINGPEFESENYTLKFSSDSLKVFKTK; this comes from the coding sequence ATGCATCGATTTTTTATATTTCTCTATTATCTGATTTCCAAAAACAAAATCATCTCTGTATTAACAGCGCTGGGGATTGCGGTTTTGTGCATATTTTTTGCTTCAAAAATCAATTTTGAAGAAGACATCAATCAGATCATTCCTAAAAATGAAAAGTCTGATCTTACGGCCAAAGTTCTTAAACAATTAAACTTTTCGGACAAGATCATTGTTATTATAGAAAAGAAATCCCGCGAAGACAGCTTCCAGCTTTCGGAAACAGCAGATACATTTTTACAAAAGATTGAGCCTTTGCAGCAATATATCGGTTCGGTTCAGGGTAAGGTAAATGATCATGAAATCTCAGAAACATTTGATTTTGTAAGCCAGAATTTACCGCTGTTTTTAAATGAAAATGATTACAAGGAAATTGCTCGTAAGCTCGATAAAGACAGCATTGCCAAACAAGTTGAAAACAACTACATATCATTGGTTTCCCCTACGAGTCTTGTGACCAAAGAATTCATCAAAAAAGATCCACTCGGACTTACTTTTTTAGGAATTAAAAAACTCAACGCACTCAACATCAGCAAAGATTTCAAGCTTGAAGACAGCTATATTGTCACCAAAGACGGAAAAAATCTTTTACTTTTTATTGATCCTAAAAATAAAAGCAACGATACGAAAGCTAATGAAGCCTTTGTAGATCGGCTGAACACGATACAAAGTGATATCAATAAACAGTTTAAAGGGAAAACAGAAATCAGTTATTTCGGTTCTCCTGTCATTGCTGTTGCGAATGCCAAGCAGATCAAAAAAGACATCCAGAATACGGTTGTAATTTCCCTCACAGTGCTGTTGATTTTGTTGATTTATTATTTCAGAAATCTCTTTACCCCGATCATTGTTTTTCTTCCGACCGTATTTTCTGTTTTGCTGGCTCTATTGATTTTGTATTTCATAAAGGATAAAATCTCGGCAATTTCATTAAGTGTAGGCGCCATTCTTATAGGAATTACCATAGATTATGCCCTGCATATTCTTACCCATTACAAGCACAATAATAATATTGAAGAGCTTTATAAAGAAATAACCCAACCTATTGTACTTAGTAGTGCAACTACTGCGGTTTCATTTTTATGTCTGGTCTTCGTACGTTCTGAAGCTTTAAAAGATTTAGGACTTTTCGCTGCTATTACAGTTATTTTATCGTCAATCACTGCATTAATCATTGTTCCGCAGCTTTATCATCCTAAAGAAAAAGAAGGTAAAACCAACACCAATTTCATCGATCGGATCGGATCCTATCCGTATGAGAAAAATAAACCGTTAATCATCGGGTGTACTGTCATTATCATTGCCTGCTTATTCGGATTCAGGCATGTGGGTTTTAATCAGGACATCGGAGATCTGAATTATATTCCTAAAGAACTTAAAATAAGTGAAGCCAAGCTACAGAAACTCTCTGATATCACTTCCAAATCGATCTACACCATATCTTATGGAAATTCCGAAGAAGAAGCATTGGCCAGAAACTCACAATTAAGCACCTTTTTAGAAAAAGAGAAGAAAGAAGGTAAAATCTTAAGTTATAATTCGATTGGAAATGTTGTTCTTTCTGAAAGTGACCAGCAAAAGAAAATTAAAGCTTGGGACAGCTTTTGGGATAACAATAAAAAAAACCAGACCATTTCCCAATTGGTAAGCAACGGAAACAAATTTGGATTCAATAGTTCAGCATTTGATAATTTCCAGAAGGTATTAAATAAGAACTATTCTACCTTAGCACTTAAAGATTATGAAAAGGTAAAAGCACTGCAAATCTCAGAATTCCTGAGTAATGAGAACGGCTTTTACACCGTTTCCAATGTGGTAAAAGTTAACGAAAATAAAAGGGATGCTTTCATTAAAGATATTGAAAAGAAACACGATGCTCTGGCCATTGACCGGCAGCAGATGAACGAAAACTTTCTCGGCCTTTTGAAAAGAGACTTCAATACGCTGATTAATTACTCTCTTCTGGCCATTGTTTTGACCATTATTGTTTTCTTCAGAAACTTTGAATTAACGGTTCTTACCATGTTTCCGATTGTTTTAACCGGAGTGGTCACTGCAGGGTTGCTTTATTTTTTAGGATTAGAATTAAATATCTTCAGTACTGTGGTGTGTACATTGGTTTTTGGTGTTGGCGATGACTTCAGTATTTTCCTGACACAGGCTATGCAAAAGGAACATACCAGAGGGAAAAATGAATTACCAACCTACAGAACATCTATTATACTGGCGGTTTTCACCACGATACTTTCTATCGGATCGCTGATCTTTGCCAAACATCCGGCTTTGCATTCTTTAGCTTTGGTTGCTTTGATCGGAATGTTTTCTGTGATCATCATTACTTCTACCCTCTACCCTTTCTGGTTCAGACTACTAATTACAAACAGAGCAAAAAAAGGACTTTCTCCGATTACATTCAGATTGTTTTTAAATTCTGTTATTTCATTTTTATATTATGGATTGGGTGGATTGATATTCTCCGTTTTTGGCAGCTTCTTTGTAAGAAACTCCAAGGGTAAAACGTTAGATTTTATTAAACTTATTTTAGCTAAATTTTTAACATCGGTATTGTACTCAAATCCTTTTGTAAAGAAAAGAGTCATCAAAAACACTTCCGAAGATTTCAGCAAACCGGCCGTTATCATTGCCAATCACACCTCCTTCCTGGATACACTGGCCATTGCAATGGCGACTCACAAAATTATTTATCTGGTCAACGATTGGGTATACGATTCCCTTGTTTTCGGAAAACTGGTAAAAGCATTAGGTTTTTACCCGGTTTCACAAGGTATAGAAAATGGAATGGACAAACTGAAAGAGAAAATTGAACAAGGATATTCTCTTGTGGTTTTCCCTGAAGCCGAACGGTCTTATAGCAATGATGTCAAAAGATTTCATAAAGGAGCTTTTTACCTTGCAGAACAATTTGATCTGGATATTCTCCCACTCTATATTCATGGGAATTCAGAAGTACTTCCTAAAGGAGATTTTATAATATATGACGGTAGCATTACCGTAAAAGTTGGGGATAGAATCCTTAAAGACAACCTTAGTTTTGGCAAAAACTATTCGGAAAGAACAAAGAAAATCAATGCTTACTACAGAGACGAATTTGCAAAATTGAGAGCAGAGATTGAAGATGAAAATTATTTTAAAAAACAATTATTCTTAAGCTATTTATACAAAGACAGCGATGTGGTAAAAGAAGTAAAGAAAGATTTTAACACAAATAAATCGGTTTACTTTGAGCTGAACAAACATATTCCGAATGATGCCAACATTCTTCATCTTGCCAATGACTTTGGACAAAAAGATGCATTATTAACATTATATCAAGCCAGCCGAAGAATTTTCTCCCTTATCAAAAATGACGAAAAAAGAGAAACCGCTGCACACAGTTATCTTGCTAAAAAAAGAAAGCTACATTATATAAAGGATATCTCCGAAGTCAATAAAAACATAGACGTTCTCTTGATTTCAGACGATCATTTTAACCCCAATGATATGGCTATTTTACCTGAAACCATCATTTTTGTAAATATAAATGGCCCGGAGTTTGAAAGTGAAAATTATACATTAAAATTTAGTTCTGACTCATTAAAAGTATTTAAAACTAAATAA
- a CDS encoding ABC transporter permease — MEIKEDNIINIHNFLPHREPMLMADYILELTKEKVMTSFEIKKDNIFVHHDEFAESGLIENLAQTCSSILGQSFFENPEADTKVIGFITNIKKIEIFALPKVGSTIISKASLISQFENICHIFCETFNNDELLIRAEINLFIQEVKS, encoded by the coding sequence ATGGAAATTAAGGAAGACAATATCATCAATATACACAACTTTTTACCTCATCGTGAGCCCATGCTCATGGCAGATTATATTCTGGAGCTAACCAAGGAAAAAGTGATGACTTCCTTTGAAATAAAAAAAGATAACATCTTTGTTCATCATGATGAATTTGCAGAATCTGGATTAATTGAAAACCTGGCTCAAACCTGCTCCTCAATCCTTGGACAAAGCTTCTTTGAAAACCCTGAAGCAGATACTAAAGTGATAGGCTTTATCACCAATATCAAAAAAATTGAAATTTTTGCCCTTCCCAAAGTTGGCAGCACCATTATTTCAAAAGCTTCCCTCATTTCTCAGTTTGAAAATATATGCCATATCTTCTGTGAAACCTTCAACAATGATGAATTATTGATCAGAGCAGAGATTAATCTGTTTATCCAGGAGGTGAAATCGTAA